GGCATGGTGATATAGCCGTCTTCGACCTTTACGCTGTCAGGGAAACCGCCATAGGGCTGGAACAGGTCGGGATAGCTTTCATTGCCGCCAAGGCCAAGGCCCGCCGCGATGTTAAGCGACATCTGGTGCCCGCCATGCGGAATGCAGCGTTTGGGTGACCAGCCCGCCTGTTTGATGACATCAAGGGTGCGCAGATATTCGACCAGACCATAGGAAAGGGCGCAGTCAAACTGCAGCCAGTCGCGATCCGGGCGCATGCCGCCATAACGCAGCAGGTTGCGTGCATCCTGATGGGAAAACAGGTTTTCGCCGGTTGCCATGGCGCCGGGGTAAAATTCCGCCATTGCCGCCTGAAGCTGGTAATCAAGCGGATCGCCAATTTCTTCGTACCAGAACAGCGGATATTGCCGCAGCATTTTGGCATAGGCGATACCGGTTTCGAGGTCAAACCGGCCATTGGCATCGACTGCAAGCTGCGCTTCGCTGCCAATTTCGTCCAGCACGGCTTCAATGCGGCGCTGGTCTTCGGCAATATCGGCCCCGCCGATTTTCATTTTGACGACATTATAGCCGCGATCAAGATAACCCCGCATTTCCTTGCGCAGCGCGCCAAGATCCTTGCCGGGATAGTAATAACCACCAGCAGCATAAACAAAAACGCGCGGGTCGGCTTCAACCCCGTTTTGTTCGGCCAGCAGGCGAAACAGCGGTTTGTCGGCAATTTTGGCAACCGCATCCCATACCGCCATGTCAATGGTGCCAACCGCGACAGACCGTTCGCCATGCCCGCCCGGTTTTTCATTTTGCATCATCGCCGCCCAGATTTTGTGGGGGTCCAGGTTGTCGCCTGCCTCATTGATAAGGCTGTTGGCGTCGGCCTGCAAAATACGGTCCCGGAAACGTTCGCGGATCAACCCGCCCTGGCCATAACGGCCATTGGAATTGAAACCATAGCCAACAACGCGGCGGCCATTGCGTTCCACATCGGTCACAACCGCCACCAGGCTGGCGGTCATTTTGGAAAAATCGATATAGGCATTGCGGATCGGCGATGCGATCGGTTTGGTGATTTCCACAACATCAATAATGCGCATAACAAATAGCCCTGTTTTCATGGCGGTTGATCTTTGATGCCCTGATATTAAGGGTTGCGCAGCAGTTGCGGCTAATGCCAATCTGGCGTTTGGTTATACGTTTATGGCATTACCAAAATGGAATTGCGCTGGTTTGAAGATTACATCGCCCTGGCTGACTGCCTGAATTTTTCGCGCGCCGCCCAGCAACGCAACATTACCCAGCCCGCCTTCAGCCGGCGTATTCGCGCGCTTGAGACCTGGGTAGGCACGCCTTTGTTTGAACGGACCACCCATGATGTGTCGTTAACACCTGCCGGTATCCATTTTCGCAATCAGGCCGAAGCCCTGACCCGTTCCATCCTGCAATTGCAGCGCGAGACTTGCGAGGTCGCGGGGCAAAAACAGGCGGTCATTGGTTTGGCGGCCACCCATGCCCTGTCCTTTACCTTTTTTCCCAAATGGATGCAGGAAATGGGCCGGGTGATGCCGCTGGGAACGCTTAACCTGATATCGGACAGCATGCAGGCCTGCGAACAGGTGATGTTGCGTGGCGATGCCCCGTTTTTGCTCGCACATTTCCATGCCAGCATGCAAAGCAACCTGCCTGCCGGGCAGTTCAAAAGCATTGTGATCGGCAAGGATCGCCTGGTGCCCCTTTGCACCCCCGATTTTGCCCGAAAGGCGGGTTTGAGCAGCGGGGATATCTCTGCGGATGTCTCCGGGGATATCACGGGCGATGATGCGGAACTTGCGGTACGGAACGCTTTGCCCGTTGCTGAAAACACTGGTGGGCAGGGAAAACGGCAGGATCAGGATCAGGTGCAGGATCAGGAAATTTCCTGGCTTGCTTATCGCCGGGAATCCGGGCTTGGCCGCATCATAAAGGCGCATTGGGCCAAACGGGCGCCATCCTTTACCCTGCGGGAAAGTTTTACATCGCATTTGGCCGCAACGCTGCAATCCATGGCAGGGTCTGGTGCCGGGGTGGCGTGGCTGCCCGAAACGCTGGCAATGGCCGATATGGCCGAAGGCAAACTGGTGCCATTTGGCGGGGCGGAATTGATTATTCCCATCGAAATCCGCCTGTTTCGCCCGGTCGCCCGCCAAAGCCCAATGATCGAGGAATTCTGGCGAATGGCCAGCCAGACCATGCAGGAAAAGGTGCTGGATTAAGGTTTTGGCTTGCAGGTGTAAAGGCGGGGCAGGCAGTGACCAATAAGGTCACTGCCGGTAAGCTTTAGGCCGAAACTGCATCGGCAATGGCTTTGCCACAGGTGATGGTATCGGCTTTGCCGCCAAGATCGCGGGTGCGCAGGTTTTCATCAACCAGCACGGTTTCAATGGCGCGCAGGATGGCATCATGGGCATCGGAATACCCCAGATGGTCCAGCATCATTGCCCCGGCCCAGATCTGGCCAATCGGGTTGGCAATGCCCTGACCGGCAATGTCCGGGGCCGAACCATGGACCGGCTCGAACAGGGACGGGAATTTGCCTTCCGGGTTGATATTGCCTGATGGCGCAATGCCAATGGTGCCGGTGCAAGCCGGGCCAAGGTCGGACAGGATATCGCCAAACAGGTTGGAGGCGACAACCACATCAAAGCGGTCCGGGTTCAGCACGAAATGGGCGGTCAGAATATCGATATGGTATTTGTCCCAGGTGATATCGGGATAGTTTTTTGCCATTTCGACAACGCGTTCATCCCAGTAGGGCATGGTAATGGCGATGCCGTTGGATTTGGTTGCCGATGTCAGGCGTTTGCGCGGGCGTTTTTGCGCCAGATCGAAGGCATATTTCAGGATGCGGTCAACACCGGTGCGGGTCATTACGGTTTCCTGCAGCACCACTTCGCGGTCCGTGCCGGGGAACATTTTGCCGCCAACCGATGAATATTCGCCTTCGGTGTTTTCGCGCACCACGTAAAAATCGATATCACCGGGTTTGCGACCCGCCAGCGGCGAGGGCACACCGGGCATCAAACGGGCCGGGCGCAGGCTGACATACTGGTCAAATTCACGACGAAACTGGATCAGCGATCCCCACAGCGAAATATGGTCCGGCACAGTGGCAGGCCAGCCAACCGCGCCATAGAAAATGGCATCGTGATTACCGACCTGGTCTTTCCAGTCATCGGGCATCATCTGGCCGTGTTTCAGGTAATAATCGCAGCTTGAAAAATCGAAATCATCGAATTGCAGGCTGATATTAAAGGCTTTTGCCGCAGCTTCGAGAACGCGAACGCCTTCGGGTGCCACTTCCTTGCCAATCCCGTCGCCGGGGATGACCGCTATTTTGTGTGTCTTCTGCGACATGGGGGTCTTTCCTGTCTGTTCTATCGGTGTTGGTTGTCGGTCGGTGTCGGTGGGTGTGGATTATAAATTTTGTTTTTCAAAGGGTTAAATGCGATGCCGGGCGGGTTTGGTTTATGTCACCAGGATCGCGCGAAAATCATTCACATTGGTCAGCGTCGGGCCGGTGATGATACTGTCGCCCAGTTTTTCAAAAAAGCCATGTGCGTTATTGTCGGCCAATTCATTGCCAATATTCATACCGGCTTTTTCGGCGCGCGCGATTGTATCGGGCACGATAAAAGCGCCTGCGATTTCTTCGAGCCCGTCAATACCATCGGTATCACCGGCAATGGCATAAATGCCTTTTTCGCCTTTCAGGGCATGGGCCAGTGCCAGCAAAAATTCGACATTGCGACCACCGCGCCCCTGGCCACGAATGGTTACGGTTGTTTCCCCGCCCGAAAGCAAAATACAGGGCCGGGCAAAAGGTTGGCCGTGATGGCGTATTTGCAGGGCGATGCCTGCCATCACACGGGCAACATCGCGGGCCTCGCCTTCAATGCGGTCCCCCAGAATATGGGCGGAAATACCATTTTGCTGGCATATATCGGCAGCAGCCTGCAGGGCCATTTGTGGTGTGGCGATCATTTCGCTGGTGACAGTGGCAAGGCGGGCATCACCGGGTTTGATGGTTTCGCCGGTTTTGTTTTGCAGCACCGATAAAATCGACGTTGCCGGGGCAATGCCGTATCGCTGCAAAATGGCCAATGCATCATCGCAGGTGGTGGGATCAGCACAGGTGGGGCCGGATGCGATATCGAGGAAATCATCGCCTGGCACATCGGAAATCGCAAACATGTGCACCTGTGCGGGAAAGCACATTGCCGCCAGTTTGCCGCCCTTTACCTGCGAAATATGGCGGCGCACGCAATTCATTTCCGAAATGCTGGCCCCGGATTTTAGAAGTTTCTGGTTCAGCTCCTGTTTTTCGCCAAGGGTGATGGGCGCAACAGGCTTTACCAGCAGGGCCGACCCACCGCCTGATATCAGGCAAATGACCCTGTCTTCAGCCGACAGGCCCGTAACGGCATCCATCAACTGGCCGGTTGCTTCCATGCCGGCGGCATCAGGCACCGGGTGGGCAGCAGACAGGACCCGAATGCGCGAGGTGGGAACCTCGTGACCATAACGTGTGATAACAATGCCGGAATAATCGCCCTGATTACCCCAATGGTCTTCAAGGGCGGCAGCCATGGCGGCGGCTGCCTTGCCCGCCCCGATTACAACCGTTTTGCCCCTGGCCGACAAGGGCGGCAGGGACGGGGGCAGGCAGAATGCCGGGTCCGCCGCCCTGATTGCCGCGCGAAACAAAACGTCCAGAAAGTGACGAATGTCATGGGAGGATGACATATCGTAACCGTTTGTTTTTTCAGCAAATGTAAAAGGCGGTGTCATCGATATTCTGCCTGCGGTCCTGTTGCGGTTTTGGGTGGTCCAGGGTGGTTTATATGTAGTTGATGTTGATGTGCCGTTAGCTGTTATCGCCCTTGATGGCTTCAAGGACCGCATCCGTCACCTCGCGCGTGGTGGCCTTGCCGCCCAGATCGGGGCTGTGCAGGTCGGGGTTGGCGGTGACCCGCTCAATCGCGCGCATCAGGCGGTCAGCCGCGTGCTGTTCGCCGAGATGTTCCAGCATCATCACCGCGCTCCAGAATGTTGCGACGGGGTTGGCAATGCCCTGGCCGGTAATATCAAATGCCGACCCGTGAATGGGTTCAAACATCGAGGGGAATTTGCGTTCCGGGTTCAGGTTGGCGGTGGGGGCAATACCCAGCGACCCTGCCAGTGCCGCCGCCAGATCGGACAGGATATCGGCATGCAGGTTGGTGGCAACGATGGTATCGATGCTTTGCGGTTTCAGGGTCATGCGCATGGTCATGGCATCGACCAGCATTTTATCCCATTCCACATCGGGATATTCGCGGGCGACCTCGGCAGCGATTTCATCCCACATCACCATGCCGTTGCGCTGGGCATTGGATTTGGTGACCACGGTCAGTTTCTTGCGCGGGCGGGACTGGGCCAGTTCAAAGGCAAACCGCATGATGCGGGTAACACCGGCCCGGGTGAAAATCGATACTTCGGTGGCGACTTCTTCGGGCAGGCCAACATGGGAACGCCCGCCCTGGCCTGCATATTCGCCTTCGGAATTTTCGCGCACGATAACCCAGTCCAGGTCGCCTTCCTTGACATTGCGAAGGGGGCCTTGAATGCCCGGTAAAATGCGGGTCGGGCGGACATTGGCGTATTGGTCAAACGGCTGGCAAATCGCCAGGCGCAGGCCCCACAGCGTGACATGGTCGGGCACATCGGGCGCACCAACGGCGCCAAAATAAATGGCATCGTGGTTTTCAATCTGGCTGCGGCCATCAGCTGGCATCATGATGCCGTGCTGTTTGTAATAATCCGACCCCCAGTCGAAATGATCGAAGGTAATTTCAAAACCGCCGTCGCGCTGTGCCAGGCAGGATAAAACCTCGGTTCCGGCCGCGATAACCTCTTTACCGATCCCGTCCCCGGGGATGGCAGCGATACGATAATTCTTCATGTCTGGTCTCTTGTGTTTGCTGTGTTTTGGTTTTGAAAGGCTGGCGCTGCCTAGAACAGAATTCCCTGTGGCATGCGGATCAGCAGGATTTCGGCCATCAGGAAGTACATTGCACTGACAATGACACAGCCTGACAGCAGGTGAATGACGATGCCGCGCGCAGGCAGGCCGTCGTAATTGGCAATCGCGATCAGGGCGAAAAAGGCGATGATGCCCGCCGCCAGAAACCCGATAAAGGGAATGGCGGCAATCCAAAGGCCCATCGCCACAATCAGGCCGATGCGACGCGGTGTTGATTCAGAGCCTGATTTCGATCCTGAT
The window above is part of the Thalassospira marina genome. Proteins encoded here:
- a CDS encoding glycerate kinase type-2 family protein, with amino-acid sequence MTPPFTFAEKTNGYDMSSSHDIRHFLDVLFRAAIRAADPAFCLPPSLPPLSARGKTVVIGAGKAAAAMAAALEDHWGNQGDYSGIVITRYGHEVPTSRIRVLSAAHPVPDAAGMEATGQLMDAVTGLSAEDRVICLISGGGSALLVKPVAPITLGEKQELNQKLLKSGASISEMNCVRRHISQVKGGKLAAMCFPAQVHMFAISDVPGDDFLDIASGPTCADPTTCDDALAILQRYGIAPATSILSVLQNKTGETIKPGDARLATVTSEMIATPQMALQAAADICQQNGISAHILGDRIEGEARDVARVMAGIALQIRHHGQPFARPCILLSGGETTVTIRGQGRGGRNVEFLLALAHALKGEKGIYAIAGDTDGIDGLEEIAGAFIVPDTIARAEKAGMNIGNELADNNAHGFFEKLGDSIITGPTLTNVNDFRAILVT
- a CDS encoding tartrate dehydrogenase; protein product: MKNYRIAAIPGDGIGKEVIAAGTEVLSCLAQRDGGFEITFDHFDWGSDYYKQHGIMMPADGRSQIENHDAIYFGAVGAPDVPDHVTLWGLRLAICQPFDQYANVRPTRILPGIQGPLRNVKEGDLDWVIVRENSEGEYAGQGGRSHVGLPEEVATEVSIFTRAGVTRIMRFAFELAQSRPRKKLTVVTKSNAQRNGMVMWDEIAAEVAREYPDVEWDKMLVDAMTMRMTLKPQSIDTIVATNLHADILSDLAAALAGSLGIAPTANLNPERKFPSMFEPIHGSAFDITGQGIANPVATFWSAVMMLEHLGEQHAADRLMRAIERVTANPDLHSPDLGGKATTREVTDAVLEAIKGDNS
- a CDS encoding LysR family transcriptional regulator encodes the protein MELRWFEDYIALADCLNFSRAAQQRNITQPAFSRRIRALETWVGTPLFERTTHDVSLTPAGIHFRNQAEALTRSILQLQRETCEVAGQKQAVIGLAATHALSFTFFPKWMQEMGRVMPLGTLNLISDSMQACEQVMLRGDAPFLLAHFHASMQSNLPAGQFKSIVIGKDRLVPLCTPDFARKAGLSSGDISADVSGDITGDDAELAVRNALPVAENTGGQGKRQDQDQVQDQEISWLAYRRESGLGRIIKAHWAKRAPSFTLRESFTSHLAATLQSMAGSGAGVAWLPETLAMADMAEGKLVPFGGAELIIPIEIRLFRPVARQSPMIEEFWRMASQTMQEKVLD
- a CDS encoding tartrate dehydrogenase, which translates into the protein MSQKTHKIAVIPGDGIGKEVAPEGVRVLEAAAKAFNISLQFDDFDFSSCDYYLKHGQMMPDDWKDQVGNHDAIFYGAVGWPATVPDHISLWGSLIQFRREFDQYVSLRPARLMPGVPSPLAGRKPGDIDFYVVRENTEGEYSSVGGKMFPGTDREVVLQETVMTRTGVDRILKYAFDLAQKRPRKRLTSATKSNGIAITMPYWDERVVEMAKNYPDITWDKYHIDILTAHFVLNPDRFDVVVASNLFGDILSDLGPACTGTIGIAPSGNINPEGKFPSLFEPVHGSAPDIAGQGIANPIGQIWAGAMMLDHLGYSDAHDAILRAIETVLVDENLRTRDLGGKADTITCGKAIADAVSA
- a CDS encoding mandelate racemase/muconate lactonizing enzyme family protein translates to MRIIDVVEITKPIASPIRNAYIDFSKMTASLVAVVTDVERNGRRVVGYGFNSNGRYGQGGLIRERFRDRILQADANSLINEAGDNLDPHKIWAAMMQNEKPGGHGERSVAVGTIDMAVWDAVAKIADKPLFRLLAEQNGVEADPRVFVYAAGGYYYPGKDLGALRKEMRGYLDRGYNVVKMKIGGADIAEDQRRIEAVLDEIGSEAQLAVDANGRFDLETGIAYAKMLRQYPLFWYEEIGDPLDYQLQAAMAEFYPGAMATGENLFSHQDARNLLRYGGMRPDRDWLQFDCALSYGLVEYLRTLDVIKQAGWSPKRCIPHGGHQMSLNIAAGLGLGGNESYPDLFQPYGGFPDSVKVEDGYITMPELPGIGFEGKTDLITPMRALAE